In Musa acuminata AAA Group cultivar baxijiao chromosome BXJ2-8, Cavendish_Baxijiao_AAA, whole genome shotgun sequence, one genomic interval encodes:
- the LOC135620310 gene encoding uncharacterized protein LOC135620310 isoform X1 gives MVSAAGCDDEETQVLDLDSTAPGEVPILYGETEALDGSDSSDGEGVGGIDQRGKTQLVNEYEDTAVVDSGDEETDRTEVLSGDDEGVLDDGATRCGDREDDAGDAFGPEVLENGGNSGLADEKKVDMVDSDASTDDGGGDDDDDDDDGDAGSTVRSFTAVRTEAMRTSGLAAARYFASRKLGHVSRSFNNIEHGEKEDSAVDGQIGLEVTGVNKWTKSRMELTPFRIKVGKLDLDHEIASFERSTQNYCKEGIKSRCCNMRVKRLFNELLPSEKNDSIRKDDSIFSKVDTPYLLSTDDVVAGLSYVNSQEPSIVSQANALESVDKFLLINDVGLSQETKDVETDILKSSLVSGTKRVQLFSEKTNCRSPVGKPQIFDWNDNLEDDGGGEFFSKRKDSFFEQTCGAWKTQSQHPTRHLKSAITRDAVGKSGEVGTNRKIFDEGTVHSDSRLMISSPVRSKRICISETNIRKNLFEDTKAQLDVTEIKRGSDGICDVGPDTQMAAEAMEALVHGFLINAEKEDTGHLDAENLTLNSNSARIPTMNTASSKNVPQENRTSVNDPEVIVTRSKRRKMLSTKSSENRNVPRVSSTSSRMKNSLVDIIAKRQAKRGKGKPDRLVNTRSLVSRHDYSKSTLNEKTQQMVDRHFDEQQKQHNDILVDRHLAHRVRYSKRVKMLKQNKDLPDCQKVPNKLTDAHVSRTVEAVHYIVSDTSESVEAEKGCANVGLNLTTEVKRHPATHTKLLNCASPGEEFQTLSLTKDSSRYPKRRRTGQVNSGNMNGDLNKASPVSGIGASETIERSFKQQGKEKIFTRSISDILDKVQRKKRSVFTYRSLEAARELPSTSVVRMICGMKTRSSLKPSSDKDTEESVRTILLQSVIPTDADILSVDLQNHSLHAEKAEKHMSSSEYVENAEENDKSYGSSEAKGLPNNLACTTPSKEMNAVSPVFTSQYPPRSCNKVVSTSLVARELLRLDATGASTPMLKDMRRRKYMAGVRVLFSHHLAENTIKPQKKILARLGLPTASSISDATHFVTDRFVRTQNMLEAIAVGKLVVTPMWLESCGQAGCFMDEKNYILRDLKKEREIGFSMPVSLARACHCPLLQGKKVFITPNVKPNGDLVSSLVKASRGQTLKRIGRSEMKQDKVPDDLLVISCEEDYNICIPLLEKGAGIFSSELLLNGIVIQKLEYERHRLFADHIKQTRSTTRLRHKGCD, from the exons ATGGTTTCCGCCGCCGGCTGCGACGACGAGGAGACCCAGGTCTTGGATCTTGATTCTACGGCTCCCG GGGAAGTCCCGATCTTGTACGGTGAGACTGAAGCCCTAGATGGCTCCGATAGTTCTGACGGCGAGGGCGTTGGGGGGATTGATCAGCGGGGAAAGACGCAATTGGTGAATGAGTATGAGGATACCGCTGTGGTCGACAGTGGCGATGAAGAGACGGATAGGACCGAGGTGCTCAGTGGTGACGACGAGGGTGTTTTGGATGATGGTGCTACCCGCTGCGGAGATAGAGAGGATGATGCAGGTGATGCGTTCGGACCGGAGGTCTTAGAGAATGGAGGAAACTCAGGCTTGGCAGATGAAAAGAAAGTTGATATGGTTGATTCTGATGCTTCCactgatgatggtggtggtgatgatgatgatgatgatgatgatggggatGCCG GATCTACTGTAAGGAGCTTTACTGCAGTTCGCACAGAAGCAATGCGCACATCTGGTCTTGCTGCAGCTCGATACTTTGCTTCTAGGAAACTTGGACATGTGTCAAGATCTTTTAACAATATTGAACATGGTGAAAAGGAAGACAGCGCTGTAGATGGACAGATAGGCTTGGAAGTAACTGGTGTGAATAAATGGACAAAAAGCAGAATGGAACTGACACCTTTCAGAATCAAAGTTGGTAAGTTAGACTTGGACCATGAAATTGCAAGCTTTGAGAGGTCTACCCAGAACTACTGTAAAGAGGGAATCAAGAGCAGATGCTGCAACATGAGGGTGAAAAGACTGTTCAATGAGTTGTTACCTTCTGAAAAGAATGACAGTATAAGAAAGGATGACAGCATCTTTTCAAAGGTGGACACACCTTATTTGCTCTCAACTGATGATGTTGTTGCAGGATTAAGCTATGTTAATTCTCAAGAACCTAGTATTGTGTCCCAGGCAAATGCATTGGAATCTGTAGATAAGTTTCTTTTAATCAATGATGTGGGGTTATCTCAAGAAACCAAAGATGTCGAAACTGATATTTTGAAGTCGTCTCTTGTTTCTGGGACAAAGAGAGTTCAACTGTTTTCTGAAAAAACAAATTGCAGAAGTCCAGTTGGAAAGCCACAAATTTTTGATTGGAATGATAACCTTGAAGATGATGGAGGAGGTGAGTTCTTCAGTAAAAGAAAGGATTCCTTCTTTGAACAAACATGTGGTGCATGGAAGACTCAAAGCCAACACCCGACTAGACATCTCAAATCTGCCATAACCAGAGATGCAGTTGGTAAAAGTGGAGAGGTAGGTACAAACAGAAAAATATTTGATGAAGGAACAGTTCATTCAGATTCAAGGTTAATGATATCCAGTCCTGTAAGAAGTAAAAGGATTTGTATTTCTGAAACAAATATAAGGAAGAATCTTTTCGAAGATACAAAAGCTCAATTGGATGTAACTGAAATCAAAAGAGGTTCAGATGGTATATGTGATGTTGGTCCTGATACTCAAATGGCAGCTGAGGCTATGGAAGCCTTAGTCCATGGATTTCTGATTAATGCAGAAAAGGAGGACACGGGGCatcttgatgctgaaaatttgacTCTGAATTCCAATTCTGCCAGAATTCCAACTATGAACACAGCTTCTTCAAAGAATGTACCACAGGAAAATAGGACTTCTGTTAATGATCCAGAAGTCATTGTGACACGTTCTAAAAGGAGAAAGATGCTCTCTACAAAATCTAGTGAAAACCGAAATGTACCTAGagtttcttctactagttcaagaaTGAAAAATAGTTTGGTGGATATAATTGCTAAAAGGCAGGCAAAGAGGGGAAAGGGGAAGCCAGATAGGTTGGTAAATACCAGGAGTTTGGTTAGCAGACATGATTATTCTAAGTCCACTCTTAATGAAAAGACACAACAGATGGTGGACAGACATTTCGATGAACAACAAAAACAACATAATGACATTTTGGTGGACAGACATCTTGCACATCGTGTTAGGTATTCCAAGAGAGTGAAGATGTTGAAACAGAATAAGGATTTGCCTGATTGTCAGAAAGTTCCTAACAAGTTGACGGATGCACATGTTTCTAGAACTGTAGAAGCTGTACATTATATTGTTTCTGACACATCAGAATCAGTGGAGGCCGAAAAAGGTTGTGCTAATGTAGGTTTAAATCTAACCACAGAAGTGAAAAGGCATCCTGCAACTCATACTAAGTTGCTCAATTGTGCATCTCCGGGAGAAGAATttcaaactttatctttgacaaaagaTAGTTCTCGCTATCCTAAACGGAGGAGAACAGGTCAGGTTAATTCTGGCAACATGAATGGCGACTTGAATAAAGCATCACCTGTGTCAGGTATTGGTGCATCAGAGACAATTGAACGATCCTTCAAACAACAAGGGAAGGAGAAAATCTTCACAAGAAGCATATCAGATATCCTGGATAAGGTTCAGCGGAAAAAGAGATCTGTTTTTACATATAGGTCACTAGAAGCTGCCAGAGAACTTCCGAGTACCAGTGTGGTAAGGATGATATGTGGCATGAAGACAAGATCATCACTTAAACCATCTTCAGACAAGGATACTGAGGAATCGGTCAGGACAATTTTGCTTCAATCTGTTATTCCAACTGATGCTGATATTCTTTCTGTTGACCTTCAGAACCACAGTTTGCATGCTGaaaaagcagaaaaacacatgtCATCTTCAGAATATGTTGAAAATGCTGAAGAAAATGACAAATCATATGGGTCATCAGAAGCAAAAGGCCTACCAAATAATTTAGCCTGTACGACACCATCAAAAGAAATGAATGCTGTGTCACCTGTTTTTACATCTCAATATCCTCCAAGATCATGCAATAAAGTTGTATCAACATCTTTAGTTGCTAGAGAACTTCTTAGATTAGATGCTACTGGGGCATCAACTCCTATGCTGAAAGATATGCGAAGGCGGAAATATATGGCTGGTGTTCGTGTTTTATTTAGTCATCATTTAGCTGAAAATACTATTAAGCCGCAGAAGAAG ATTTTGGCACGCTTAGGACTTCCAACTGCATCTTCAATTTCAGATGCAACTCATTTTGTCACAGACAGGTTTGTTCGCACACAGAACATGTTAGAGGCAATTGCTGTTGGTAAACTTGTGGTTACACCTATGTGGCTTGAAAGTTGTGGACAGGCAGGCTGTTTTATGGATGAGAAAAATTACATACTGAGAGATCttaagaaggagagagagatagGTTTCAGTATGCCTGTTTCACTGGCTCGTGCATGCCATTGTCCTCTTTTGCAG GGTAAAAAAGTGTTTATAACACCAAATGTCAAACCCAATGGAGATCTTGTTTCCAGCTTGGTTAAGGCATCTCGTGGCCAG ACACTCAAGAGAATCGGGAGATCTGAAATGAAGCAAGATAAAGTACCGGATGATCTTTTGGTTATTTCTTGTGAAGAAGATTACAACATTTGCATACCTCTCCTTGAGAAAG GAGCCGGCATTTTCAGCTCGGAGCTTTTACTCAATGGTATAGTAATCCAGAAGCTAGAATATGAAAG GCATCGACTCTTTGCGGATCACATCAAACAAACCCGGTCAACTACACGGCTAAGACACAAAGGCTGTGACTAG
- the LOC135620310 gene encoding uncharacterized protein LOC135620310 isoform X2, with the protein MVSAAGCDDEETQVLDLDSTAPGEVPILYGETEALDGSDSSDGEGVGGIDQRGKTQLVNEYEDTAVVDSGDEETDRTEVLSGDDEGVLDDGATRCGDREDDAGDAFGPEVLENGGNSGLADEKKVDMVDSDASTDDGGGDDDDDDDDGDAGSTVRSFTAVRTEAMRTSGLAAARYFASRKLGHVSRSFNNIEHGEKEDSAVDGQIGLEVTGVNKWTKSRMELTPFRIKVGKLDLDHEIASFERSTQNYCKEGIKSRCCNMRVKRLFNELLPSEKNDSIRKDDSIFSKVDTPYLLSTDDVVAGLSYVNSQEPSIVSQANALESVDKFLLINDVGLSQETKDVETDILKSSLVSGTKRVQLFSEKTNCRSPVGKPQIFDWNDNLEDDGGGEFFSKRKDSFFEQTCGAWKTQSQHPTRHLKSAITRDAVGKSGEVGTNRKIFDEGTVHSDSRLMISSPVRSKRICISETNIRKNLFEDTKAQLDVTEIKRGSDGICDVGPDTQMAAEAMEALVHGFLINAEKEDTGHLDAENLTLNSNSARIPTMNTASSKNVPQENRTSVNDPEVIVTRSKRRKMLSTKSSENRNVPRVSSTSSRMKNSLVDIIAKRQAKRGKGKPDRLVNTRSLVSRHDYSKSTLNEKTQQMVDRHFDEQQKQHNDILVDRHLAHRVRYSKRVKMLKQNKDLPDCQKVPNKLTDAHVSRTVEAVHYIVSDTSESVEAEKGCANVGLNLTTEVKRHPATHTKLLNCASPGEEFQTLSLTKDSSRYPKRRRTGQVNSGNMNGDLNKASPVSGIGASETIERSFKQQGKEKIFTRSISDILDKVQRKKRSVFTYRSLEAARELPSTSVVRMICGMKTRSSLKPSSDKDTEESVRTILLQSVIPTDADILSVDLQNHSLHAEKAEKHMSSSEYVENAEENDKSYGSSEAKGLPNNLACTTPSKEMNAVSPVFTSQYPPRSCNKVVSTSLVARELLRLDATGASTPMLKDMRRRKYMAGVRVLFSHHLAENTIKPQKKILARLGLPTASSISDATHFVTDSCGQAGCFMDEKNYILRDLKKEREIGFSMPVSLARACHCPLLQGKKVFITPNVKPNGDLVSSLVKASRGQTLKRIGRSEMKQDKVPDDLLVISCEEDYNICIPLLEKGAGIFSSELLLNGIVIQKLEYERHRLFADHIKQTRSTTRLRHKGCD; encoded by the exons ATGGTTTCCGCCGCCGGCTGCGACGACGAGGAGACCCAGGTCTTGGATCTTGATTCTACGGCTCCCG GGGAAGTCCCGATCTTGTACGGTGAGACTGAAGCCCTAGATGGCTCCGATAGTTCTGACGGCGAGGGCGTTGGGGGGATTGATCAGCGGGGAAAGACGCAATTGGTGAATGAGTATGAGGATACCGCTGTGGTCGACAGTGGCGATGAAGAGACGGATAGGACCGAGGTGCTCAGTGGTGACGACGAGGGTGTTTTGGATGATGGTGCTACCCGCTGCGGAGATAGAGAGGATGATGCAGGTGATGCGTTCGGACCGGAGGTCTTAGAGAATGGAGGAAACTCAGGCTTGGCAGATGAAAAGAAAGTTGATATGGTTGATTCTGATGCTTCCactgatgatggtggtggtgatgatgatgatgatgatgatgatggggatGCCG GATCTACTGTAAGGAGCTTTACTGCAGTTCGCACAGAAGCAATGCGCACATCTGGTCTTGCTGCAGCTCGATACTTTGCTTCTAGGAAACTTGGACATGTGTCAAGATCTTTTAACAATATTGAACATGGTGAAAAGGAAGACAGCGCTGTAGATGGACAGATAGGCTTGGAAGTAACTGGTGTGAATAAATGGACAAAAAGCAGAATGGAACTGACACCTTTCAGAATCAAAGTTGGTAAGTTAGACTTGGACCATGAAATTGCAAGCTTTGAGAGGTCTACCCAGAACTACTGTAAAGAGGGAATCAAGAGCAGATGCTGCAACATGAGGGTGAAAAGACTGTTCAATGAGTTGTTACCTTCTGAAAAGAATGACAGTATAAGAAAGGATGACAGCATCTTTTCAAAGGTGGACACACCTTATTTGCTCTCAACTGATGATGTTGTTGCAGGATTAAGCTATGTTAATTCTCAAGAACCTAGTATTGTGTCCCAGGCAAATGCATTGGAATCTGTAGATAAGTTTCTTTTAATCAATGATGTGGGGTTATCTCAAGAAACCAAAGATGTCGAAACTGATATTTTGAAGTCGTCTCTTGTTTCTGGGACAAAGAGAGTTCAACTGTTTTCTGAAAAAACAAATTGCAGAAGTCCAGTTGGAAAGCCACAAATTTTTGATTGGAATGATAACCTTGAAGATGATGGAGGAGGTGAGTTCTTCAGTAAAAGAAAGGATTCCTTCTTTGAACAAACATGTGGTGCATGGAAGACTCAAAGCCAACACCCGACTAGACATCTCAAATCTGCCATAACCAGAGATGCAGTTGGTAAAAGTGGAGAGGTAGGTACAAACAGAAAAATATTTGATGAAGGAACAGTTCATTCAGATTCAAGGTTAATGATATCCAGTCCTGTAAGAAGTAAAAGGATTTGTATTTCTGAAACAAATATAAGGAAGAATCTTTTCGAAGATACAAAAGCTCAATTGGATGTAACTGAAATCAAAAGAGGTTCAGATGGTATATGTGATGTTGGTCCTGATACTCAAATGGCAGCTGAGGCTATGGAAGCCTTAGTCCATGGATTTCTGATTAATGCAGAAAAGGAGGACACGGGGCatcttgatgctgaaaatttgacTCTGAATTCCAATTCTGCCAGAATTCCAACTATGAACACAGCTTCTTCAAAGAATGTACCACAGGAAAATAGGACTTCTGTTAATGATCCAGAAGTCATTGTGACACGTTCTAAAAGGAGAAAGATGCTCTCTACAAAATCTAGTGAAAACCGAAATGTACCTAGagtttcttctactagttcaagaaTGAAAAATAGTTTGGTGGATATAATTGCTAAAAGGCAGGCAAAGAGGGGAAAGGGGAAGCCAGATAGGTTGGTAAATACCAGGAGTTTGGTTAGCAGACATGATTATTCTAAGTCCACTCTTAATGAAAAGACACAACAGATGGTGGACAGACATTTCGATGAACAACAAAAACAACATAATGACATTTTGGTGGACAGACATCTTGCACATCGTGTTAGGTATTCCAAGAGAGTGAAGATGTTGAAACAGAATAAGGATTTGCCTGATTGTCAGAAAGTTCCTAACAAGTTGACGGATGCACATGTTTCTAGAACTGTAGAAGCTGTACATTATATTGTTTCTGACACATCAGAATCAGTGGAGGCCGAAAAAGGTTGTGCTAATGTAGGTTTAAATCTAACCACAGAAGTGAAAAGGCATCCTGCAACTCATACTAAGTTGCTCAATTGTGCATCTCCGGGAGAAGAATttcaaactttatctttgacaaaagaTAGTTCTCGCTATCCTAAACGGAGGAGAACAGGTCAGGTTAATTCTGGCAACATGAATGGCGACTTGAATAAAGCATCACCTGTGTCAGGTATTGGTGCATCAGAGACAATTGAACGATCCTTCAAACAACAAGGGAAGGAGAAAATCTTCACAAGAAGCATATCAGATATCCTGGATAAGGTTCAGCGGAAAAAGAGATCTGTTTTTACATATAGGTCACTAGAAGCTGCCAGAGAACTTCCGAGTACCAGTGTGGTAAGGATGATATGTGGCATGAAGACAAGATCATCACTTAAACCATCTTCAGACAAGGATACTGAGGAATCGGTCAGGACAATTTTGCTTCAATCTGTTATTCCAACTGATGCTGATATTCTTTCTGTTGACCTTCAGAACCACAGTTTGCATGCTGaaaaagcagaaaaacacatgtCATCTTCAGAATATGTTGAAAATGCTGAAGAAAATGACAAATCATATGGGTCATCAGAAGCAAAAGGCCTACCAAATAATTTAGCCTGTACGACACCATCAAAAGAAATGAATGCTGTGTCACCTGTTTTTACATCTCAATATCCTCCAAGATCATGCAATAAAGTTGTATCAACATCTTTAGTTGCTAGAGAACTTCTTAGATTAGATGCTACTGGGGCATCAACTCCTATGCTGAAAGATATGCGAAGGCGGAAATATATGGCTGGTGTTCGTGTTTTATTTAGTCATCATTTAGCTGAAAATACTATTAAGCCGCAGAAGAAG ATTTTGGCACGCTTAGGACTTCCAACTGCATCTTCAATTTCAGATGCAACTCATTTTGTCACAGACAG TTGTGGACAGGCAGGCTGTTTTATGGATGAGAAAAATTACATACTGAGAGATCttaagaaggagagagagatagGTTTCAGTATGCCTGTTTCACTGGCTCGTGCATGCCATTGTCCTCTTTTGCAG GGTAAAAAAGTGTTTATAACACCAAATGTCAAACCCAATGGAGATCTTGTTTCCAGCTTGGTTAAGGCATCTCGTGGCCAG ACACTCAAGAGAATCGGGAGATCTGAAATGAAGCAAGATAAAGTACCGGATGATCTTTTGGTTATTTCTTGTGAAGAAGATTACAACATTTGCATACCTCTCCTTGAGAAAG GAGCCGGCATTTTCAGCTCGGAGCTTTTACTCAATGGTATAGTAATCCAGAAGCTAGAATATGAAAG GCATCGACTCTTTGCGGATCACATCAAACAAACCCGGTCAACTACACGGCTAAGACACAAAGGCTGTGACTAG
- the LOC135620313 gene encoding acyl carrier protein 1, chloroplastic-like, which produces MASLAGTTISIASRPWHSLQAAKELSSLKSISFSSIKKSFPAIRLQPASSRLQICCAAKSDTLEKVLKIVRKQLAVPEGTAVIAESKFSELGADSLDTVEIVMGLEEAFGISVEEESAQKIITVQDAADLIQELVEAKSC; this is translated from the exons ATGGCTTCTCTCGCTGGGACGACGATCTCGATCGCCTCTCGCCCGTGGCACTCGTTGCAG GCTGCTAAAGAGTTGTCTAGTCTCAAATCAATTTCTTTTTCCAGCATAAAAAAGAGTTTTCCAGCTATCCGATTGCAACCTGCCTCATCACGCCTTCAGATTTGTTGTGCT GCCAAGTCAGATACTCTGGAGAAGGTGTTGAAAATAGTCAGGAAGCAGTTGGCAGTACCAGAGGGCACTGCTGTTATTGCAGAATCAAAGTTTTCTGAACTTGGTGCTGATTCTCTAGACACG GTCGAGATTGTGATGGGCCTCGAGGAAGCATTTGGTATCAGCGTGGAAGAAGAAAGTGCCCAGAAAATCATCACCGTGCAGGATGCTGCCGATCTGATCCAGGAACTAGTGGAGGCAAAGTCTTGTTAA